The nucleotide window AGAAGATACAGAAGAAGCTCAAAGAGATtagaaagaagatgaagaatgaATTAGGATATAAATCAAGAACAGAGTTTGTGTTACATGATGTTGATGAAGATGTGAAAGAGGAAATGATTAATCAACATAGCGAGAAGATTGCAATGGCGTTTGGGCTTCTGGTGATTAGTCCAATGGAGCCAATAATCATAAGGAAAAATCTTAGAATATGTGGAGATTGTCATGAAACAGCAAAAGCAATATCTTTGATGGAGGAAAGGAGACTCATTATTAGAGATTCAAAGAGGTTTCATCATTTCTCAGAAGGCTCTTGTTCTTGCAGAGATTACTGGTAGTATCTCAATTCACACCCTCTTGAATGGTTAGTTATACTATTTTAACTGTATATGAAGAGCATACACAGAGAAAAAAATTAAGTGTGTCAATCAAATATTGCATAACATAGTAACAATGAACCATTCTGAGCTTTTGACGCGAAGAAATTATTGAACATTCAAGTATGCCACTTGCGATCTTGCATGAGATTACACAGACGCTAAATTTCATGATTTTGACTTGAAACAAAAAAGAACTTAATCATTGTAGTGAAAAGTCCAGGAAAAGTAAAAGGACATCACAGTGAAAGTTACAAAACTTTCCCCCAAAACAGAACTTCATCATGCTGCGGCCGTCCTCTGAGTAGTCTCATGACCCTTAGTAGTAGTATCATGGGTCTTAGAGATATCATACTGTTTAGCTTCCTGTGCCTTATTCTGCACGTGCTGCCCCATTTCTTTTCCCTTCTGTCCAGCGTAGCCAACAGCATCCGCCATTCTCTTCTTAGCATACTCCAACTGCTCAGGCACACTACTCTTCCTGGTCCCACGAAGGTAGTTCATGACCCAAGAGACTGAGCTAAGCCCCGTTAGACCGAACATTCCAGACGCCAAGAACCCTGTCGCTGCAAGCCCGATGGTTAGAGCCGCTGGGACTATGACCGGGCTGAAGAGTAGGAAAAGTGGTATAGAGATCAGTAAACCTATCACCGAGCCCGCCAAAAGTAAACCGGCTATGGCAAGCAGCGAACCAACGATAGGGACTCCCACCAAAAAGGATAACACCTTTCATAAATGATTTTTGATTAGCAACCATCATTATAGAATCAAGAAAAGCGTATATAATAAACATGCAATCATTTTTACAACATTAATACAATCACGAAAAGCGTGTATAACCAATTATTATTCATGTTCTTACCAGTTTGTATTTATTAACAACTGGTAAATGAGTCTACACTTATCAGAAAAGTTTTAGCTGATTTTAAAGTAATGCTTGGCTAATTAATAACGGTAATAATAAGATTGAGAAAATGTATAATAAATTGTATTGCATGTATCGATCGGACAATGTTAGgtagacattttcaaaaacaatattacactaggttaagacccgcgccttgcgcggaataaacattatatatataaattattttatatattatatatttatagcatattatgaaataataaatatatattgaataattaaaaagtcattatctactacttatataattaaattggtgcaaacatataaataaatttaataaatcaaaattttttttttctatttgatatgatatataattaaatttaattgatagtaacatatatatggtatatgttaatattaatatttattagatgatttttttctcatattttttatcattggtatctgttatagcaaaaagtctaaattagtgataacaaaattttcattgtgggaACAATggatggtttaagtaatttataatattttaaaaaattaagttgtcaatattttttcaaattttttatcaaaaaaatgttcaaagtaaatttcaaaattatgatatttatgcattttatatagtatatagtttaatttaaaatgatacatatatttatatatcttttatttttgatacttattaaatgtgactttcaacttatattattttttaattatttgtatcatgtcataacaaaagttttatcaaatctttattattcaaaatcattaattgtcatatatattttagccacattaggcaattccgtaatcttatttaagaaaataatgaatcatattaataaggtatttattgtggtttaataaaaaacttattatatatttaaatggaccaacctatttctctaagtattctaagaatcattctagtgatgacacatggctacaaaaaaaatgttgcaatgcttctcaaataatatataggggataaacATTCATAATAGTTAGATCATGGACCATTTTTGTAGTATCATATTTCGTCTAAAGAATAGTAACATGTAGTATGCGTGTCATCAACTTCCTATGTATTGGGATTAAACTTCCTATGTATTGGGACTATGTAGAGATCAATTGGTTATAAGGCTTAATCTCTAAagaatgttaaaaatataaactaccaTATCGAAAAATGGAGTCCAgtaaatttaaaatactatGCATGAAATTAAGAAAATGTATTAACATATTGACAATGTAATAAAAACGTTACTTGGGTGCTAGATGGGCCACGTTCAGGCATCATGCTTTTGTAACCTCCAGCACCGTATCCTCCACCCCTGCCACCACCATAGCCGCCTGCACCACCACCGCCTTCATACTGAATATTAACTCGTCCGCCTTCATACGGCGACTGAAATTGCAAGTGCCTATCAGTACGGTCGACGCGATGTGTATCCGCCATTAAGATGATATTGAGTAGTGTCTAGTTTTTCTTTGATCGTCTTTTTGTTCTTAGTTTGCGAAGGTTTCTTTTATAGATGGAGTTGGAGCGATGAGAAGAGGACACCTAAGACGGTGAGATGTTAGAGTAGTAGAGAAGTGGCTTTGCATGGTTTCCAGGTTGCaacttctttcttctttcttcttttccttttatattttattacacGAGATATCTAAAAGATGTTTTCGCTTTTTCCGCTGACATAAATTTAAAACAGGTCAAAAGATATTTCGGCCATGCATTAGTTCAGTTCGAAGTTGTCTGAACattaaaattaacttttaatgCATATAGATTATTAAAATGTCTTTGCCTCTAAATGGTGACAAAAGAAATTggtgaaaatattgaattttttttcattccTTACAATTTATACCATTTAGAGTCAAAATAAACTCCGGATGATGCAATCTCAGATTTATCGAACCACCATCTCGGCTCCCGAAGTAGATATTTATTGAAGAGATACAAAGGACTCCATTCACGGATCGAATAACCATCATACTTATCCCAAGCATCAAACTTAAGCTCCCACCATTCAACAGAAAAAGATTCCCAGGCTTACATGACCACCTTTTGCTCTCGGGTTGCATCTCAAACTTCTGGACCTTAAAGGAAAACAACAATCACTCATGGTTAGTAAGAAGACTCTTACGCTTAAGACCTATTGTGTTTCCTTGGTTATGTATTGAAATAGGGAATGGTCAAACCTGTCGGTTCTGGAGCGATAACTGGAGTCCATTTGGGTGCCTCACTGATTTCTTGAATCTCCCTCACTCAACCCGGCTAGGAATCCCGCGAACTGCTACTCTCGCCAGTCTGAATGTTCAAGGGAATTGGATACTACCTGCAGCAAGATCAGAGAAACAAGTCCAAGTTCAGATCTTTCTCTCAACTATTACACTCACGGATGCTGAAGATCAATATAGTTGGGTGGTGGATGGATCAAAATCAACTACCTTCAGTACTGGAGCTGTTTATAAGGCGATCAAGCACCACAACCCTATTGTAGAATGGAGAAAGACAATATGGTGCTCAAGAGGAACTCCTAAGCACAGCTTCTTAGCTTGGCTATTCACTCTGAACCGTTGCCCAACAAGAGATCGACTGCTGTCTTGGGGACTCAACACCCCTTCTACATGCCTTCTATGCAACAATTGTGATGAAAGCCGtaatcatctcttctttgaatgTGTTTACTCCTCACAGGTCTGGCACAATATGGGAAGTCGATCAGGCATAACTACCTCCACATCTTGGGAGTTGACTCTCACCGCGCTTCATCACCTGTCAGGGCCGCGACATGCAAAGCTGCTTCCTCTCTTCGTGTGGCACAGCACAATCTATTACATCTGGTCAGAACGGAATGCAAGGCTGCATAGGAACATCTATCGACCTCCGGACTCGATCGCCAATTCCATCCGTTCCTACATCAAGGCAAAAATAGCTGCAATCAGACCAACCTCCCCGTCTCTGGCTTCCTCTCTATTTCGCTTGTGGAATCGGTGATGCGCTTGATGATTCCATAACTCCAGTTTCTCTCCTAGTTGGGCCTCTGTCTATGGGCATTTACTATTGTGGTTAATTTATGTGATCTATGACTATGGGTATGGGTTCGTGTAATTGGGCAAGGCCCTCATATTGCCTGCTTAGAGTGTAAACTTTTGTATTTTTCCTTTATGCAATTTAATAGAatgccctttttcaaaaaaaaaaaaaaaaaaaaaacgcaatGCCGACGACTACCAACTCTTCGTTGAGAATTTGGCAGGAGTTCAGTTATGCAATAGTTTTGTCAAAAGTATCTCTAGTATAGGAGTAAAAGCAACTCGGAGATTATTGAAAATTGCACAATGGTTTTCCATATaactaatttagtttttttttctataggTATCTAGTgaaaattttcaataaaataatatatgttttatcagTTGCGAATAatgatattaaatataaattacatatagttagtatattgttataaattataaacgaCTAAGCCGTCTAACTAATAATTTAGGTGTCCACTTTATCAATTTAGATGCTAGGCGTTGAGTCACCGCCTGTTTAACGCCTAGCGATTTTTTGAACACTGTATATATGTATCATTATTAACTATTAAtgataaataaaagttaattgATGTGGAAGAGAAAAATGACATTGATTTTCTTATGAAGTAATTGTAGTTTTCTTATGTACGATCCAATTTGTTGATATATGACTTATAATTACTAATACTTCGTTAATTGTTTTGATAGTTTGAATATTTGGGGGATGTCGTCAGCCTATTTGTTATGTCTATCCAAATAATCTCTCTGGATGATCCATCTAAATATTTCAGATGATCCTTCTAAATACTGTTCATTTCTCTATTCAAATGattcatataaatataacttctaatgattttttaaaatttacttagTTGTTTTACCCtacaagtaaaatataattttacagtTTAGTGGACAATGCAATTTtacagtttaataaaaataagatttacGGTTTTAATGAAATATACAGTTTTACTGTTTAAGcgggaaaatatatatttgtgtggtttttgtaaaataaatcaattttgtGGTTTTAGGGAAGCATATGGTTTTGTTTTCTAACGGAAAAAAAATGCAATTTTGCATTATGGTGAAATGCATTTTATGGTTGACATGAATGAATTTAGCTAGAAATGGGTATTATCTTTGgcaataaaatacaattatacggTTTCAGcgaaaaatatagatttatagtTTTAGCAGAAAAACTAATTTTACGATTTTGacaagaaatataaatttatggaTATGGCAAAAAAATGCGATTGTTCAATTTTGGGGAAatttctatatttgaagttttattgAAAACTGTTATTTAATAGTTTTGGCTGGTGGAAAAAAGTGTATTCACAGTTATGGCTGAAAATGTGATCTCACGGATTT belongs to Brassica rapa cultivar Chiifu-401-42 chromosome A07, CAAS_Brap_v3.01, whole genome shotgun sequence and includes:
- the LOC103850173 gene encoding oleosin 21.2 kDa, whose translation is MADTHRVDRTDRHLQFQSPYEGGRVNIQYEGGGGAGGYGGGRGGGYGAGGYKSMMPERGPSSTQVLSFLVGVPIVGSLLAIAGLLLAGSVIGLLISIPLFLLFSPVIVPAALTIGLAATGFLASGMFGLTGLSSVSWVMNYLRGTRKSSVPEQLEYAKKRMADAVGYAGQKGKEMGQHVQNKAQEAKQYDISKTHDTTTKGHETTQRTAAA
- the LOC108870742 gene encoding uncharacterized protein LOC108870742 — protein: MVRNGQTCRFWSDNWSPFGCLTDFLNLPHSTRLGIPRTATLASLNVQGNWILPAARSEKQVQVQIFLSTITLTDAEDQYSWVVDGSKSTTFSTGAVYKAIKHHNPIVEWRKTIWCSRGTPKHSFLAWLFTLNRCPTRDRLLSWGLNTPSTCLLCNNCDESRNHLFFECVYSSQVWHNMGSRSGITTSTSWELTLTALHHLSGPRHAKLLPLFVWHSTIYYIWSERNARLHRNIYRPPDSIANSIRSYIKAKIAAIRPTSPSLASSLFRLWNR